One Paraburkholderia kururiensis DNA window includes the following coding sequences:
- the infA gene encoding translation initiation factor IF-1: protein MAKDDVIQMQGEVIENLPNATFRVKLENGHVVLGHISGKMRMHYIRILPGDKVTVELTPYDLSRARIVFRAK from the coding sequence ATGGCCAAAGACGATGTAATCCAGATGCAAGGTGAGGTCATCGAAAACCTCCCGAACGCTACCTTCCGGGTGAAGCTGGAAAACGGCCATGTCGTGCTGGGACATATTTCCGGAAAGATGCGGATGCACTACATCCGTATTCTGCCCGGCGACAAGGTTACGGTTGAACTGACGCCTTACGATCTATCGCGTGCGCGGATCGTATTCCGGGCGAAGTGA
- a CDS encoding DNA-directed RNA polymerase subunit alpha has protein sequence MQTSLLKPKIIAVESLGDNHAKVVMEPFERGYGHTLGNALRRVLLSSMVGYAPTEVTIAGVVHEYSTLDGVQEDVVNLLLNLKGVVFKLHNRDEVTVTLRKEGEGVVTAGDIELAHDCEVINPDHVVAHLSKGGKLDVQIKIEKGRGYVPGNVRRYGDETAKIIGRIVLDASFSPVRRVSYSVESARVEQRTDLDKLVMNIETNGVISPEEAIRQSARILVDQLSVFAALEGTEAAAEAPSRAPQIDPILLRPVDDLELTVRSANCLKAENIYYIGDLIQRTENELLKTPNLGRKSLNEIKEVLASRGLTLGMKLENWPPAGLDK, from the coding sequence ATGCAAACCAGTTTGTTGAAACCCAAGATCATCGCAGTGGAATCGCTCGGCGACAACCACGCGAAAGTGGTCATGGAGCCGTTTGAACGCGGTTATGGCCACACCTTGGGCAACGCGCTTCGGCGCGTACTGCTGTCGTCGATGGTGGGCTACGCGCCGACCGAGGTGACGATCGCAGGCGTCGTGCACGAATACTCGACGCTCGACGGTGTGCAAGAGGACGTGGTCAACCTGTTGTTGAACCTGAAGGGCGTGGTGTTCAAGCTGCATAACCGTGACGAAGTGACGGTGACGCTGCGCAAGGAAGGCGAAGGCGTCGTGACGGCGGGCGATATCGAACTCGCGCACGACTGCGAAGTGATCAATCCGGATCACGTGGTCGCGCACCTGTCGAAGGGTGGCAAGCTCGACGTGCAGATCAAGATCGAGAAGGGCCGTGGCTATGTGCCGGGCAACGTGCGCCGCTACGGCGACGAAACGGCGAAGATCATTGGCCGTATCGTGCTGGACGCGTCGTTCTCGCCGGTGCGTCGCGTGAGCTACTCGGTGGAAAGCGCGCGTGTCGAACAGCGTACCGACCTCGACAAGCTCGTGATGAACATCGAAACCAACGGTGTGATCTCGCCTGAAGAGGCGATCCGCCAGTCGGCTCGCATTCTGGTCGATCAGCTGTCGGTGTTCGCGGCACTGGAAGGGACCGAAGCCGCTGCTGAAGCGCCGTCACGTGCTCCGCAAATCGACCCGATTCTGCTGCGTCCGGTGGACGACCTCGAACTCACGGTTCGTTCGGCGAACTGTCTGAAGGCCGAGAACATCTACTACATCGGCGACCTCATCCAGCGCACCGAAAACGAGCTGCTGAAGACGCCGAACCTGGGCCGCAAGTCGCTGAACGAAATCAAGGAAGTGCTCGCTTCGCGCGGCCTCACCTTGGGTATGAAGCTCGAAAACTGGCCGCCGGCTGGTCTCGACAAGTAA
- the cutA gene encoding divalent-cation tolerance protein CutA, translated as MSVNVTLILTTVPDVQTAQQLASNALDARLAACVTQLGSVHSNYHWQGKIESADEIQLLFKTSAARSLELEQFIQSHHPYETPEVLSWQVAATPAYGQWIIAETQRPLHV; from the coding sequence GTGAGCGTCAACGTGACCCTGATTTTGACCACTGTGCCCGACGTGCAGACCGCCCAGCAACTCGCGTCCAACGCGCTCGATGCACGCCTCGCCGCCTGCGTGACGCAGCTAGGCTCGGTGCATTCGAATTACCACTGGCAAGGCAAGATCGAATCCGCCGACGAGATCCAGTTGCTCTTCAAGACGAGTGCCGCCCGGTCACTGGAGCTTGAACAGTTCATCCAGAGCCATCACCCATACGAAACGCCGGAAGTGCTCTCGTGGCAGGTCGCCGCCACGCCGGCCTATGGCCAATGGATCATCGCCGAAACCCAACGCCCGCTTCATGTTTAA
- the rpmD gene encoding 50S ribosomal protein L30, translated as MSEKTVKVQLVKSLIGTRESHRATVRGLGLRRLNSVSELQDTPAVRGMINKVSYLVKVIG; from the coding sequence ATGTCTGAAAAAACTGTCAAGGTCCAGCTCGTCAAGAGCCTGATCGGTACCCGCGAATCGCACCGCGCCACTGTGCGCGGCCTCGGCCTGCGCCGCCTCAACTCGGTTTCCGAGCTGCAGGACACGCCGGCTGTGCGCGGCATGATCAACAAGGTCTCGTACCTTGTTAAGGTCATCGGCTAA
- the rpsH gene encoding 30S ribosomal protein S8, producing the protein MSMSDPIADMLTRIRNAQMVEKVSVTMPSSKVKVAIAQVLKDEGYIEDFAVKTEGAKSELNIALKYYAGRPVIERLERVSKPGLRVYRGRNDIPQVMNGLGVAIVSTPKGVMTDRKARANGVGGEVICYVA; encoded by the coding sequence ATGAGCATGAGTGATCCTATCGCCGATATGCTGACTCGCATCCGCAATGCGCAGATGGTCGAGAAGGTTTCGGTGACGATGCCCTCGTCGAAAGTCAAGGTTGCGATTGCGCAGGTCCTGAAGGACGAAGGCTATATCGAAGACTTCGCGGTGAAGACCGAAGGTGCGAAGTCGGAGCTGAATATCGCGTTGAAGTACTACGCTGGCCGTCCGGTCATCGAGCGCCTCGAGCGCGTTTCGAAGCCCGGTCTGCGCGTGTACCGTGGTCGTAACGATATCCCCCAGGTCATGAACGGCCTCGGCGTGGCGATCGTTTCGACGCCCAAGGGTGTGATGACCGATCGCAAAGCGCGCGCCAACGGCGTGGGCGGCGAAGTCATCTGCTACGTCGCTTAA
- the rplO gene encoding 50S ribosomal protein L15, producing MELNNLKPAAGSKHAKRRVGRGIGSGLGKTAGRGHKGQKSRSGGFHKVGFEGGQMPLQRRLPKRGFTSLTKEFVGEVRLADLEKLPVDEIDLLALKQAGLVGELTKSAKIIATGELKRKIVVKGLGATQNARAAIEAAGGSFAE from the coding sequence ATGGAATTGAATAACCTGAAGCCGGCAGCAGGCTCGAAGCACGCGAAGCGTCGCGTCGGCCGTGGCATCGGCTCCGGCCTCGGCAAGACCGCAGGTCGTGGTCACAAGGGTCAGAAATCGCGTTCGGGCGGCTTCCACAAGGTCGGCTTCGAAGGCGGTCAGATGCCGCTGCAACGCCGTCTGCCGAAGCGCGGCTTCACCTCGCTGACGAAGGAATTCGTTGGTGAAGTGCGTCTGGCTGATCTGGAAAAGCTGCCGGTCGACGAAATCGATCTGTTGGCGCTCAAGCAGGCTGGCCTCGTCGGCGAGCTGACGAAGAGCGCTAAGATCATCGCGACGGGCGAGCTTAAGCGCAAGATCGTTGTGAAGGGTCTGGGTGCGACGCAGAACGCGCGCGCCGCGATCGAAGCGGCTGGCGGTTCTTTTGCCGAGTAA
- the rpsK gene encoding 30S ribosomal protein S11, translating to MAKASNNTAAQRVRKKVKKNVAEGVVHVHASFNNTIITITDRQGNALAWATSGGQGFKGSRKSTPFAAQVAAESAGRVAMEYGVKNLEVRIKGPGPGRESAVRALHGLGIKITAISDVTPVPHNGCRPPKRRRI from the coding sequence ATGGCTAAGGCTTCGAACAACACCGCGGCGCAACGCGTTCGCAAGAAGGTCAAGAAGAACGTCGCCGAGGGCGTGGTTCACGTTCACGCGTCGTTCAACAACACCATCATCACGATCACCGACCGTCAAGGCAACGCGCTTGCCTGGGCAACGTCGGGCGGTCAGGGCTTCAAGGGCTCGCGCAAGTCGACGCCGTTTGCAGCTCAGGTCGCAGCCGAGTCGGCTGGTCGCGTTGCGATGGAATACGGCGTGAAGAACCTCGAAGTGCGGATCAAGGGCCCGGGTCCTGGCCGTGAGTCTGCGGTGCGCGCGCTGCATGGTCTTGGCATCAAGATCACCGCGATCTCCGACGTGACTCCGGTGCCGCACAACGGCTGCCGTCCGCCGAAGCGCCGCCGTATCTAA
- the secY gene encoding preprotein translocase subunit SecY codes for MANSPSFAKTGRSAPKFGDLRRRAVFLLLALVVYRIGAHIPVPGIDPDQLAKLFQSQSGGILGMFNMFSGGALSRFTIFALGIMPYISSSIIMQLLAIVSPQLEALKKEGQAGQRKITQYTRIFTVVLATFQAFGIAVALENQPGLVIDPGMVFRLTTVVTLVTGTMFLMWLGEQITERGLGNGISIIIFGGIAAGFPNAIGGLVSLVQTGSMGPVSAIFIVVLIAAVTYLVVFIERGQRKILVNYAKRQVGNKIYGGQSSHLPLKLNMSGVIPPIFASSIILFPATILNWFSSGSRNSWFADTLHNVAEALKPGQPVYVLLYALAIVFFCFFYTALVFNSRETADNLKKSGAFVPGIRPGDQTARYIDRILTRLTLAGAIYIVFVCLLPEFLVLRWNVPFYFGGTSLLIIVVVTMDFMAQVQSYVMSQQYESLLKKANFKGGGVPMR; via the coding sequence TTGGCTAACAGCCCGAGTTTCGCAAAAACCGGACGGAGCGCGCCGAAGTTCGGCGACCTGCGTCGGCGAGCAGTATTCCTGCTGCTGGCGCTGGTTGTCTATCGGATCGGCGCGCACATTCCGGTGCCGGGCATCGACCCGGACCAGCTGGCGAAGCTGTTCCAGAGCCAGTCTGGCGGCATCCTTGGCATGTTCAACATGTTCTCGGGTGGCGCGCTGTCGCGCTTCACGATTTTCGCCTTGGGGATCATGCCGTACATCTCCTCGTCGATCATCATGCAGTTGCTCGCGATCGTATCGCCGCAGCTCGAGGCGTTGAAGAAGGAAGGGCAAGCCGGCCAACGCAAGATTACGCAGTACACGCGCATCTTCACGGTAGTTCTGGCGACCTTCCAGGCGTTCGGTATCGCGGTTGCGCTGGAAAACCAGCCGGGCCTCGTGATCGATCCGGGCATGGTGTTTCGCCTGACGACGGTCGTTACGCTCGTGACCGGTACGATGTTCCTGATGTGGCTGGGTGAGCAGATCACGGAGCGCGGGCTGGGCAACGGTATCTCGATCATCATCTTCGGCGGGATCGCAGCGGGTTTCCCAAATGCGATCGGCGGGCTCGTGTCGCTCGTGCAAACGGGCTCGATGGGTCCGGTGTCGGCGATTTTCATCGTGGTGCTTATTGCCGCGGTGACATATCTGGTGGTGTTCATCGAACGCGGCCAGCGCAAGATTCTCGTGAACTATGCGAAGCGCCAGGTTGGCAACAAGATTTACGGCGGACAGTCGTCGCATCTGCCGCTGAAGCTGAATATGTCGGGCGTGATTCCGCCGATCTTTGCGTCGTCGATCATCCTGTTCCCGGCAACGATCCTGAACTGGTTCAGCTCCGGGTCGCGTAACAGCTGGTTTGCCGACACGCTGCACAACGTTGCCGAAGCGCTGAAGCCGGGCCAGCCGGTCTATGTGCTGCTGTATGCACTGGCAATCGTGTTTTTCTGCTTCTTCTACACCGCGTTGGTGTTCAACAGCAGGGAAACCGCGGACAACCTGAAGAAGAGCGGCGCGTTCGTACCGGGTATTCGCCCGGGCGACCAGACGGCACGCTATATCGACCGCATCCTGACGCGTCTGACGTTGGCCGGTGCAATCTATATCGTGTTCGTGTGTTTGCTGCCTGAATTTCTGGTGCTGCGCTGGAACGTGCCGTTTTATTTTGGCGGAACGTCGCTGCTGATCATCGTCGTCGTCACGATGGACTTCATGGCGCAAGTGCAGTCGTACGTGATGTCGCAACAATATGAATCGCTGCTCAAGAAGGCCAACTTCAAGGGTGGCGGCGTCCCGATGCGTTGA
- the rplQ gene encoding 50S ribosomal protein L17, translating to MRHRHGLRKLNRTSSHRLAMLRNMSNSLIEHEVIKTTLPKAKELRKVVEPLITLGKKPSLANRRLAFNRLRDRDSVTKLFDVLGPRFANRPGGYLRILKFGFRVGDNAPMALVELLDRPETVEAEEVQEAE from the coding sequence ATGCGTCACCGTCATGGCCTGCGGAAACTGAACCGCACGAGCAGCCACCGTCTGGCAATGCTCCGTAACATGTCCAACTCGTTGATCGAGCACGAAGTCATCAAGACCACGCTGCCGAAGGCGAAGGAACTTCGCAAGGTTGTCGAGCCCCTCATCACGCTCGGCAAGAAGCCGTCGCTGGCAAACCGCCGCCTCGCATTCAACCGCCTGCGCGACCGCGACTCGGTCACGAAGCTGTTCGACGTGCTGGGTCCGCGCTTCGCCAACCGCCCGGGTGGTTACCTCCGCATCCTGAAATTCGGCTTCCGCGTGGGCGACAACGCTCCGATGGCGCTCGTCGAGCTGCTCGACCGTCCGGAAACGGTGGAAGCGGAAGAGGTCCAGGAAGCTGAATAA
- the rpsD gene encoding 30S ribosomal protein S4, with protein sequence MARYIGPKAKLSRREGTDLFLKSARRSLADKCKLDSKPGQHGRTSGARTSDYGTQLREKQKVKRMYGVLERQFRRYFAEADRRKGNTGENLLKLLESRLDNVVYRMGFGSTRAEARQLVSHKAILVNGQVANIPSLQVKAGDVVAVREQAKKQARIVEALSLAEQGGMPSWVSVDAKKFEGVFKGMPERSDIAGDINESLIVELYSR encoded by the coding sequence GTGGCACGTTATATCGGCCCGAAGGCCAAGCTGTCCCGCCGTGAAGGCACCGACCTGTTCCTGAAGAGCGCGCGCCGCTCGCTCGCCGACAAGTGCAAGCTCGATAGCAAGCCGGGTCAGCACGGTCGTACCTCCGGCGCCCGTACGTCGGACTACGGCACGCAGCTGCGCGAAAAGCAAAAAGTGAAGCGCATGTATGGCGTCCTCGAACGTCAATTCCGCCGCTACTTCGCCGAAGCTGACCGCCGCAAGGGCAACACCGGCGAAAACCTGCTGAAACTCCTCGAGTCGCGCCTCGACAACGTCGTGTATCGCATGGGCTTCGGCTCGACGCGCGCTGAAGCGCGTCAGCTGGTGAGCCACAAGGCGATCCTCGTGAACGGTCAGGTCGCCAACATCCCGTCGCTGCAAGTCAAGGCGGGCGACGTGGTGGCAGTGCGTGAACAGGCGAAGAAGCAGGCTCGCATCGTCGAGGCGCTGTCGCTGGCCGAGCAAGGCGGAATGCCGAGCTGGGTGTCGGTCGACGCAAAGAAGTTCGAAGGCGTCTTCAAGGGCATGCCGGAGCGCAGCGATATCGCTGGCGACATCAACGAAAGCCTGATCGTCGAATTGTATTCGCGGTAA
- the rpsE gene encoding 30S ribosomal protein S5 encodes MAKMQAKVQADERDDGLREKMISVNRVTKVVKGGRILGFAALTVVGDGDGRVGMGKGKAKEVPVAVQKAMEQARRNMFKVPLKNGTLQHEVHGKHGASTVLLAPAKDGTGVIAGGPMRAVFDVMGVQNVVAKSHGSTNPYNLVRATLDGLRKQSTPADIAAKRGKSVEEILG; translated from the coding sequence ATGGCAAAGATGCAAGCGAAAGTTCAGGCTGACGAGCGCGACGACGGCCTTCGTGAAAAGATGATTTCGGTCAACCGCGTGACCAAGGTCGTGAAGGGTGGCCGTATTCTCGGCTTCGCCGCACTGACCGTGGTTGGCGACGGTGACGGCCGCGTCGGTATGGGCAAAGGCAAGGCGAAGGAAGTGCCGGTCGCTGTCCAGAAGGCAATGGAGCAGGCTCGTCGCAACATGTTCAAGGTGCCGCTGAAGAACGGCACGTTGCAGCACGAAGTGCACGGCAAGCACGGTGCGTCGACCGTTCTCCTCGCTCCGGCGAAGGACGGTACGGGCGTGATCGCCGGCGGTCCGATGCGCGCCGTGTTCGACGTGATGGGCGTGCAGAACGTTGTGGCGAAGAGCCACGGTTCGACGAACCCGTACAACCTCGTTCGCGCGACGCTCGACGGCCTGCGCAAGCAGTCCACGCCGGCTGACATCGCGGCCAAGCGTGGCAAGTCCGTCGAAGAAATTCTGGGCTAA
- the rplE gene encoding 50S ribosomal protein L5, producing MARLQEFYKEKVVPGLIEKFGYKSIMEVPRITKITLNMGLGEAVADKKVIENAVGDLTKIAGQKPVVTKARKAIAGFKIRQGYPIGAMVTLRGQAMYEFLDRFVTVALPRVRDFRGVSGRAFDGRGNYNIGVKEQIIFPEIDYDKIDALRGLNISITTTAKTDDEAKALLASFKFPFRN from the coding sequence ATGGCACGTTTGCAAGAGTTCTATAAAGAGAAGGTTGTTCCCGGCCTGATCGAGAAGTTCGGTTACAAGTCGATCATGGAAGTGCCGCGTATCACCAAGATCACCCTGAACATGGGCCTTGGCGAAGCAGTCGCGGACAAGAAGGTGATCGAGAACGCCGTGGGCGATCTGACGAAGATCGCAGGTCAGAAGCCCGTCGTGACGAAGGCCCGCAAGGCAATCGCCGGCTTCAAGATCCGTCAGGGTTATCCGATCGGCGCGATGGTCACGCTGCGTGGCCAGGCAATGTACGAATTTCTCGACCGCTTCGTGACCGTGGCGCTGCCGCGTGTGCGCGACTTCCGTGGCGTGTCGGGCCGTGCATTCGACGGTCGCGGCAACTACAACATCGGTGTGAAAGAGCAGATCATTTTCCCCGAAATCGACTACGACAAGATCGACGCGCTGCGTGGGCTGAACATCAGCATCACCACGACCGCGAAGACCGACGACGAAGCAAAGGCTCTGCTCGCCAGCTTCAAGTTCCCGTTCAGAAACTGA
- the rpmJ gene encoding 50S ribosomal protein L36 produces the protein MKVMASVKRMCRNCKIIKRNGVVRVICSSDPRHKQRQG, from the coding sequence ATGAAAGTGATGGCATCGGTTAAGCGGATGTGCCGCAATTGCAAGATCATCAAGCGCAACGGCGTCGTGCGCGTGATTTGCAGCTCGGATCCGCGCCACAAGCAGCGTCAAGGCTGA
- the rpsM gene encoding 30S ribosomal protein S13, with translation MARIAGVNIPNHQHTEIGLTAIYGVGRTRSRNICAAAGVPFNKKVKDLTDADLEKLREEVGKFVVEGDLRREVTMNIKRLMDLGCYRGVRHRKGLPLRGQRTRTNARTRKGPRRAAQALKK, from the coding sequence ATGGCTCGTATCGCAGGGGTTAACATCCCGAACCACCAGCACACCGAAATCGGTCTGACCGCGATTTATGGCGTCGGCCGTACGCGCTCGCGCAATATCTGCGCCGCAGCTGGTGTCCCGTTCAACAAGAAGGTCAAAGATCTGACCGACGCAGACCTCGAAAAGCTGCGTGAGGAAGTCGGCAAGTTTGTCGTCGAAGGCGATCTCCGCCGTGAAGTGACGATGAACATCAAGCGCCTGATGGACCTCGGCTGCTATCGCGGCGTGCGCCATCGCAAGGGCCTGCCCCTGCGCGGCCAGCGCACGCGCACGAATGCCCGCACCCGTAAGGGTCCGCGTCGTGCAGCTCAGGCGCTGAAGAAGTAA
- the dsbD gene encoding protein-disulfide reductase DsbD, with product MFNRPHQRAARVMRAIVLLLCSLFGMLLGAGLAQAADDFLDPDAAFRFSATEQPGEVDVHYRIADGYYMYRERFTFAVQKGSGTLGDPQLPPGHVKFDTTFQKNVETYRNELTIRVPVKQATAGFDLAVTSQGCADAGICYPPMVRTYHVSGAALQASSSAPGTAATAARSGADSSGPWYDRVTSADYAQQLLTKGGFLAVVALYFVAGAVLSLLPCSYPMVPILSAIIIGEGAGVTRTRGFALSLAYVLGMALVYTVLGIVAGFVGQSLGGWLQNPWALGAFAVLLAIFAFALIGGMDIALPRRWQDGVSRATQGRPTGKYAAVASLGALSALVVGACMTAPLFAVLAFIAHTGNALLGGAALFAMGLGLGVPLLVLGLGAGALLPRAGAWMDGVKVFFGVILLAAALWIVWPVSGGGTRMLLAAVWLLIAAAALGLFTPNSGGPTPWRRLGRGVGAALAIWGATLLVGLAAGSSDPLRPLAVLAARGNEAGSGSGISPNQLAFAPVRSSTQLDDAVKTALKPAMLDFYADWCVSCKEMEKFTFSDPRVQRRLKQLNLLRADVTANNTDDQVLLKRFDLFGPPGIIFFDQTGREVLRVVGYESADRFLRSLDRAAPPQS from the coding sequence ATGTTTAATCGTCCTCATCAGCGCGCGGCTCGCGTGATGCGCGCAATCGTTCTGCTGCTCTGCAGTCTCTTCGGGATGCTGCTCGGGGCGGGCCTCGCGCAAGCGGCCGACGACTTCCTGGACCCCGACGCCGCATTCCGCTTCAGCGCCACCGAGCAGCCCGGCGAGGTGGACGTTCACTACCGTATCGCGGATGGCTATTACATGTATCGTGAGCGGTTCACGTTCGCAGTGCAAAAAGGCAGTGGCACCTTGGGCGATCCGCAGTTGCCGCCCGGCCACGTCAAGTTCGATACGACATTCCAGAAGAACGTGGAGACGTATCGCAACGAGTTGACCATCCGCGTTCCCGTGAAGCAGGCGACAGCCGGATTTGACCTGGCCGTCACGTCGCAGGGTTGCGCAGATGCGGGAATCTGTTACCCGCCCATGGTGCGCACATATCACGTGAGCGGCGCCGCGCTGCAGGCCTCGAGCTCGGCGCCGGGCACGGCCGCTACCGCTGCCCGTAGCGGTGCCGATTCAAGCGGTCCTTGGTACGACCGCGTCACAAGCGCTGACTACGCACAGCAGTTGCTGACGAAGGGCGGTTTCCTCGCCGTCGTCGCGCTCTACTTTGTCGCCGGCGCGGTGCTGAGCCTGCTTCCTTGTTCGTACCCGATGGTGCCTATCCTGTCGGCCATCATCATTGGCGAAGGCGCAGGCGTTACACGTACGCGCGGGTTCGCGCTGTCGCTTGCTTACGTGCTGGGCATGGCGCTCGTCTATACGGTGCTTGGCATCGTGGCCGGTTTCGTCGGGCAGAGCCTTGGCGGATGGTTGCAGAACCCATGGGCGCTCGGTGCTTTCGCCGTTCTGCTCGCGATATTCGCATTCGCGCTGATCGGCGGTATGGACATCGCGTTGCCGCGTCGTTGGCAGGACGGCGTGTCGCGCGCGACGCAAGGTCGACCCACCGGCAAGTACGCGGCAGTCGCGTCACTTGGTGCGCTTTCGGCGCTGGTGGTTGGCGCCTGTATGACAGCCCCACTCTTTGCTGTGCTGGCGTTTATCGCGCACACCGGAAACGCCTTGCTGGGCGGCGCGGCGCTGTTTGCGATGGGGCTGGGCCTCGGCGTGCCGCTACTGGTTCTGGGCTTGGGCGCTGGCGCGCTGTTGCCGCGTGCCGGCGCGTGGATGGATGGCGTGAAGGTGTTCTTCGGCGTGATCCTGCTCGCCGCCGCCTTGTGGATCGTCTGGCCGGTGTCGGGCGGCGGGACGAGGATGCTGCTTGCTGCCGTTTGGCTGTTGATTGCCGCCGCTGCGCTCGGCCTCTTCACGCCGAACTCGGGTGGTCCGACGCCGTGGCGCCGCCTCGGGCGTGGCGTTGGCGCGGCGCTGGCCATCTGGGGCGCGACGTTACTCGTGGGCCTGGCTGCGGGGTCGTCCGACCCGCTTCGTCCGCTCGCCGTTCTGGCAGCCCGGGGCAACGAAGCCGGCTCGGGCAGCGGCATATCGCCTAACCAGCTCGCGTTTGCGCCGGTGCGTTCGTCGACGCAGCTTGACGACGCGGTGAAGACCGCATTGAAGCCGGCTATGTTGGACTTCTACGCGGATTGGTGCGTCAGCTGCAAGGAGATGGAGAAGTTCACCTTCAGCGACCCGCGCGTGCAACGCCGTCTGAAGCAGCTCAATCTCCTGCGCGCCGACGTGACGGCGAACAACACGGACGACCAGGTTCTGCTCAAGCGCTTCGACCTGTTCGGACCGCCGGGGATCATCTTCTTCGACCAGACCGGCAGAGAGGTTCTGCGCGTAGTCGGCTACGAATCTGCCGACCGCTTCCTGCGCAGCCTGGATCGCGCGGCGCCACCGCAGTCCTAG
- the rplF gene encoding 50S ribosomal protein L6 — MSRVGKSPIALQGAEATISDDRIIVKGPLGTISQAANSLVKVVNDNGTLKLEPADESREANAMSGTMRALIANMVQGVTKGFERKLTLVGVGYRAQAQGDKLNLSLGFSHPVVHQMPEGVKAETPSQTEIVIKGIDKQKVGQVAAEVRGYRPPEPYKGKGVRYADEVVILKETKKK; from the coding sequence ATGTCTCGAGTAGGTAAGAGCCCGATCGCGCTGCAAGGCGCAGAGGCGACGATCAGCGACGACCGCATTATCGTCAAGGGTCCGTTGGGCACAATCTCGCAAGCTGCGAACAGCCTGGTGAAGGTGGTGAACGACAACGGCACGCTGAAGCTTGAGCCGGCTGACGAAAGCCGCGAAGCAAATGCGATGTCGGGCACGATGCGCGCGTTGATTGCGAACATGGTGCAAGGCGTGACGAAGGGTTTCGAGCGCAAGCTGACGCTGGTTGGCGTTGGCTATCGTGCTCAGGCGCAAGGCGACAAGCTGAACCTGTCGCTGGGTTTCTCGCACCCGGTGGTGCACCAGATGCCGGAAGGCGTCAAGGCTGAGACCCCGTCGCAAACGGAAATCGTGATCAAGGGGATCGACAAGCAGAAAGTCGGCCAGGTAGCAGCGGAAGTCCGCGGTTACCGCCCGCCTGAGCCCTACAAGGGCAAGGGTGTGCGCTACGCCGACGAGGTTGTGATCCTCAAAGAAACGAAGAAGAAGTAA
- the rpsN gene encoding 30S ribosomal protein S14, which yields MAKLALIEREKKRARLAAKYAPKRAALKAIIDDQTKSEEERYAARLELQQLPRNSNPTRKRNRCAITGRPRGTFRKFGLARNKIREIAFRGEIPGLTKASW from the coding sequence GTGGCTAAACTGGCACTGATCGAACGTGAAAAGAAGCGCGCCCGCCTTGCGGCCAAGTACGCACCGAAGCGCGCGGCGCTGAAGGCGATCATCGACGACCAAACGAAGTCGGAAGAAGAGCGCTACGCAGCCCGCCTCGAACTGCAACAACTGCCTCGCAACTCGAACCCGACTCGCAAGCGTAATCGTTGCGCGATCACGGGTCGTCCGCGTGGCACGTTCCGCAAGTTCGGGCTCGCACGTAACAAGATTCGCGAAATCGCATTCCGTGGCGAGATCCCTGGCCTGACCAAGGCGAGCTGGTAA
- the rplR gene encoding 50S ribosomal protein L18, whose translation MDKTQSRLRRARQTRIKIAELQVARLAVHRTNMHIYAQVFSPCGTKVLASASTLEAEVRAQLADQSGKGGNVAAATLIGKRIAEKAKAAGIESVAFDRSGFRYHGRVKALADAAREAGLKF comes from the coding sequence ATGGATAAGACTCAATCTCGCCTGCGCCGCGCTCGTCAGACGCGTATCAAGATCGCCGAGCTGCAGGTCGCGCGTCTGGCCGTGCATCGCACGAACATGCACATCTATGCGCAAGTGTTCTCGCCCTGCGGCACCAAGGTGCTCGCCAGTGCGTCGACGCTCGAAGCCGAAGTGCGTGCGCAACTCGCCGACCAGTCGGGCAAGGGCGGCAACGTCGCTGCCGCGACCCTGATCGGCAAGCGTATTGCAGAAAAGGCCAAGGCTGCCGGCATCGAATCCGTCGCCTTTGACCGCTCGGGTTTCCGCTACCACGGCCGCGTGAAGGCGCTGGCTGATGCTGCGCGCGAAGCCGGGCTCAAGTTCTAA